The Ornithinimicrobium faecis genome includes a window with the following:
- a CDS encoding DUF3046 domain-containing protein, whose product MYEVFDERCQLMRVSEFWRAVEDEFGGPYGRFQASSQVLSSLGERTPAEAIEAGLSVKQVWVEFCRHMDVPEDRWVPQEVKPRRSR is encoded by the coding sequence GTGTATGAAGTCTTCGACGAGCGGTGCCAGCTGATGCGCGTGAGCGAGTTCTGGAGGGCCGTGGAGGACGAGTTCGGCGGTCCCTACGGGCGGTTCCAGGCGAGCAGCCAAGTGCTGAGCTCCCTCGGCGAGCGCACCCCGGCCGAGGCTATTGAGGCGGGGCTGTCTGTCAAGCAGGTCTGGGTCGAGTTCTGCCGGCACATGGACGTCCCAGAGGACCGGTGGGTCCCGCAGGAGGTCAAGCCGCGCCGGTCCCGATAG